The following DNA comes from Tunturibacter psychrotolerans.
CCCTCTCGAAATTTCTCTCGAAACCCGATGATCTGGCGAGGCCGCTCAACTCCTCCCATCTCCTTGGGGAAGTTCCTTTGGGAGCAGAGGACGATGCAGCTTTTCATCCAGAAAATACGCCCACCATGTTGGAGCAACATGCGGTCGTCTCTCAGTCAGCTTCGGAGCTTCACGCCACTGACCGAAGCTGGGTTCCGCAGTTCAACCTTGAAGCAGCGGGTTATGGGAGAGGCAGCGGCGCAGAGACAAGCGGACAGCGCTTGGGTGGAGCAAATGGTCTCGCTCCAACCGTAGGAAACTACGCTGTCGGTCTGCACATAACCTTTGGCTTTCTCGATTTCGCCAACATCCACGCTCGCGAAGCTTCACAGGCTGCCACCCTAAAAGCAGAGCAGTCTCGCGAGACTTTGGTGGGGCGGCAACTCCAGGAACAGTTCGCCCAGGCACGAGCCGCGCTGCGTGCGACGCGCAGCATCGCAAAGAACACTCCCATTCAGGCGGCTGCTGCTCGAACCGCTCTCGCCCAGGCCACGGCTCGTTATAAGGCCGGCCTCACATCAATCGATGATGTGGCGCAGGCACAACGTCTTGTGGTGCAGGCAGAGATGGATGATTCGATTGCGCGCCTGAATGTCTGGCGAGCGTTTCTTCAATTGCAGTCTATCCGCGGTGATCTTCAGCCTTTCCTTCAGGCAGCTCAGTAATTCAGGTGGTCATTTGACATGCGTCTAGTTCTCGCAGCTCTGGGTCGTCCTCTCACCGTGATCGTGGCGTTGATCGCAATCATCGCCGGGTTCTTCATGGCGATTGGGAGAATGCGCATGGATATATTCCCCGAAGTGGGAAATCCTGTGATCTACGTCGCGCAGCCTTACGGCGGCATGACACCCGCTCAGATGGAAGGATTTCTTACCTACTATTACGAGTACCACTTCCTCTACATCACCGGCATTCAAGCGGTAGACAGCAAGAGCGTCCAGGGCGCTGCTCTGATGAAGCTTACCTTCCGTGAAGGCACAAACATGCAGCAGGCGATGGCCGAGACGGTCGGCTATGTGAATCGCGCCCGAGCCTTCATGCCACCCGGTACAGTACCGCCTTTCATCACGCGCTTCGATCCTGGAAGTGTTGCCGTTGGTCTCCTCTTGTTTACGAGCAATAGCCACACGCAAGGCGAATTGCAGAACATCGCTCTGAATCAGGTGCGCCCTCTGTTTGCGACGCTTCCCGGAGTTTCTGCACCGCCTCCTTTTGGTGGCAACCAGCGAACGATAGTCGTTACGCTCGATCCCGACAAGCTCAAGCAGTATGGGGTCTCTCCTGAACAGGCGATAGCAGCAGTGACTAGCGGCTCGGTCGTATCACCCTCCGGCAATCTCTACGACGGAACCCTGAACCGCATCGTTCGGACGAACTCCACACTGGGGCCCGAACTGAACGACTTGATGGCGGCTCCCATTCATCCGCGTTCTGGAGCCAACATCTATTTGCGCGACATCGGAACCATCGAGAATGGGACGGATATCGTGACGGCCTACGCTCATGTCGATGGCCGTCGTACCGTCTACATCCCGGTGACGAAGCGGTCGGATGCATCCACGCTGGCGGTTATTCAAGCCGTAAGAGCGGCAATCCCCAGCTTTAAGAAAGTGATGCCGGATGATGTCGACGTGCAACTGGCGTTCGACCAATCCGGTTATGTATCGAACGCAATCAATGGCCTCGTCAGAGAAGCGGCACTCGGCGCGATCCTGACAGGATTAGTTGTCCTGTTGTTCCTGAGAGATTGGCGCGGCGCATTGATCGTCGTAGCCAACATCCCCTTCGCTCTTTTCACAGCTGTACTCCTCTTATGGGCCACAGGCCAGACGATCAACATCATGACGCTTGGTGGACTCGCACTGGCGGTAGGTGTCCTCGTGGATGAAGCGACGGTCGAAGTAGAGAACATCCATACACAGCTCCTGCCAGGTGTCTCTCGGGCACGAGCTGTTCTCGAAGCCTGCCGTCGTACCGTGCTGGCCCGACTGCTTTCGATGCTCTGCGTTTTGGCGGTATTCGTTCCGTCTTTCTTCATGAATGGAGTCGGACGGCAGCTCTTCGTTCCGCTGTCTCTTGCTGTCGGCTTCGCTATGGTCGCGTCATACTTTCTGTCGAGCAGCCTGGTTCCGGTCTTTGCCACCTGGATCATGAAGGAATCGCATAAGGGAGAAGAGAGAGAAGGCAGCTTCGGCAGGTTGAGAACACGTTATGAGCGGTATCTAAACTTTGTGCTGGATCGTCGGTGGCACGTCATCCTTGGCTACTTCGCGATCTCTGCACTCATTCTCTTCTTGGTTGCGCCCCGCATCGAGAGCGAGATATTCCCGGACTCCAACGGACCTGTCCTGCGAATGCGGCTGAAAGCGCCTATTGGCACGAGGATTGAAGAGACGGAGCCTATGGTGATTAATGCTCTGGATTTGATCCGCAAAACAGTCGGCAAAGATAACGTAGAGATTACCTCTGACTACGTTGGCGTTCAACCTTCAAGCTACCCGGTCAATCTCATTCATCTCTTTACGAGTGGCCCGGAAGAGGCTCTGGTACAGGTCCAGCTTCGGCCAGGCCATCCCGACGATGAGAGGTTACGAGAGGATCTTCGCGCCGCATTCCACAAGGAGATGCCTAACCTGACGATTGCATTTGAAGCGGGAGACATTATCTCGCAGGTCATGAGCTTCGGGTCGCCGACACCCATTCAGATCGATGTGCAAGGTGTCGACATCGATCAGGACTACGCCTATCTGGCAAAGGTCGAAGCCGAATTACGGAAGCTCGACTTCCTGCGGGATATTTCCATCGTTCAGCCCCATCTTTACCCGACTGTCGAGGTGACGGTAAACCGCGATTACGCAGGTCAGTTCGGCCTGACGATGGCCGACGTGACAAACTCGCTGACCCCGGCCACTGGTTCCTCCCGATTCACGGCACCGAACTATTGGCGTGATCCGAGAACGGGCAACGCATTCCAGATCCAGGTACAGCTACCTTCAAACCGTATGCAAGGTCTCGGTGCGCTCTGTACATTGCCGCTCATGCGCGATGGACAGACTCAACCGCAGCTCGATCAGGTTGCCAAACTGGAATACGGGACGATGCCTGAGATGATCGAACGATTGAGCGGACAGCGAATTGTGAGTGTAACTGCAAATCTGCACGGGATGCCTCTAGGCGAAGCACAAAAGCGCATAGCGGCGGTATTGAAGAATCTTCCAGCAGCGCCAAAGGGCTCGGTTGTTGCAGTACGGGGGCAAATCCCCGCCCTCGAAGAGACGATCTCTGGTCTCCGCACCGGACTTCTTCTCGCCATCGCCGTAATCTTCCTGCTGCTTATGGCGAACTTCCAGTCCCTTCGACTTCCGCTGGCCATACTATCCACAATTCCAGGTGTTCTTTGTGGCGTGGTTCTTATGCTGCTCTTCACAGGGACGACGCTTAACATCCAGTCCTTCATGGGGGCGATCATGGCAGTCGGCATTTCGGTCGCCAATTCCATTCTTCTCGTCAGCTTTGCAGAGCAGGCAAGACATCAGAATGAGGACGTCGAGACGGCGACACGGACGGGAGCGACAAGCCGCATTCGGGCCATTCTCATGACGGCGACCGCCATGATCTGCGGCATGGTTCCTATGGCAATTGGCTTTGGCGAAGGGAGCGCGCAGTCGGCTCCTCTCGGTCGGGCCGTGATCGGTGGACTCATCTTCTCCACGCTGACGACGCTCACTGTCCTCCCAGCCGTCTATGCTCTGCTACAACGCAAAGCATCTACCACGTCGAATTCACTGAATCCCGAAGACCCATCGAGTCGATACCATGTCCATCCATAAACGCATCTGCTTTTTGCCTCCGCTCATGTGCTGCCCGCCCGCCTTCTCCCAGAGTCCCGCGCATGTGGAGATGGCGAAGGTGGAAAGCCATTCCTCAGCTCGAACGGTTCCTCTGACGGCAGAGCTTGCTCCATTTCTACAGACCGATATTGAAGCCCGCTCCCCTGGTTACGTGGAAAAGGTGCTTGTTGATCGGGGCAGCCCGGTTCACCGGGGGCAACTGCTGGTTCAGCTCTCCGCGCCGGAGATCAACTCGCAAACTTTGGCCTCGGAAGCGAATCTCCATCAGGCCGAAGCGGACGTCGCACAAGCCGAGGCTCAGGCGGCTGCGGCTGAAAGCACAGCAGCGAAGCTGCAAGAGGCAGCCAAAACCCCTGGTGCCGTCGCCGGCAACGAATTGCTGCAGGCCGAAAAGCAGCGGGATGCGGCGCAGGCGTTGGTGGATAGCCGGAAGGCTGCGGTACGCACCGCAAAAGACCGTCTCCAGGCGAGCCAGGCGACGGAGTCGTATCTCCGCGTGACTGCGCCGTTCGATGGAATGATTACCGACCGATTTGTTAATCCGGGAATGCTCATCGATGGCGGTCACACTCCAATGCTCAAGCTACAGCAGGTCACTCATCTGCGGTTGATAGTGCCCGTGCCTGAGACCTATACCGCCTCGGTCGTGAAGGGAATGTCAGTCGTGTTCCATGTTCCAGCGCATCCGGGAAAAAGCTACACAGCTAAGGTGGCACGCGTCCCGAATGCCCTCGATCAGCAGAGCCGATCGATGATGGTCGAACTGGATGTGTACAACAAAGACGGGAGTTTGGCTCCGGGTATGTATCCTACCGTTGATTGGCCGGTTGGCGCTGGAGAGAATCTTCTGTTTGTTCCCACCACAAGTGTCGTCACAACAACTGAGAGAGCTTTCGTGATTGCGTCGGTCAATGGCCGAGCGCACTGGATTGATGTGCGGAAGGGGCCAACTGCTGGGGAGAACGTTTCTATCCGAGGGCAAATCGCCGTCGGCCAGGAGGTCGTCAAGCGGGCTTCTGATGAGATCCGCGAAGGAACGTCGCTCAGATAGTTGAATCTAGCTTCGATAATCGGCTGAGACGAGTTCGGATGCCTTCCGTCAGTGTTTACAAATCCAGTCCACTTGGACGCAAAACCGGCTGTCCGCAAAGGTGGAACCGAACTGCCTGAAAAGTCGGGATTTCGGCAAGTTCGCCACGAAGTTGCCGCTAACCCCGTTTTCAAGGAACTACGGGAACCACTTGTCCGAGAAGACGACTATACAAACAAGTGGAATGCTCTCGGTCGTGATTGAGCGAGTTGGCGATTGGCGCTCGTTGACAGTTTTCTCCCCTCTGACAGCGGCCTCTGAAGGAACCCCAACTCTTGGCGGCAGAGCATCCGGGATTTCGTAATCTAACTCAGAGCAGGTCGATTCGCCGGAGAAGCTCTTGAAAACGATGGTCGGAGCGATAGCGATCAAAGATCGGATCGACGGCGAGGTAATCCATCCAGACAGCGTGATCGCGATACGCGGCTTGCAGCCATTTGAATGTGTCTTCATCGCTTTTCAACGCTGCGTAGATCTGAGCCAACCCGTAGGGCGAAACGTAGCGCTTCCTCGAGATTGTCTCTAGCTCGTGTGCGATTCGGAGTGCGTCACGCCTCTGCCCTGCCGCTGCGAGGGCAACCGCGACCTGGGCTGTGTAAAGTGGGCTACCCCCTGACAGACTCGCAGCCCGCTTCAGCTCACTAACGCCCTCGCTGCGCAAGCCTGCCTGAACGTAGCCCTCGCCCAGCAGAAGGTGTGCAGCTGCGAAGTTCGAGTCCTGCTCAACAGAGTTTCTACCTTGTTCGATTGCGCGGGAATAGTCACGTGCCTGATAGTATCGCAGTGCCACCCATGTGCTGATCATGAGATTGAGTGGATCGAGTTCCTGTGCACGGCTCGCTTCGGCGAGCGCCTCGTCATGGCGGCTCTTAATGGAAAGATAGTCTCCGTACCAGTGGTGCGCATTTGCATATTGAGGATCCAACTCCAGAGCACGCTTGAACTCGGCCTCGGCTCCGGCCCAATTCCAATCATGGCTGAACACGAGGCCTAGGGAGGCGTGGGCCTCAGCAGATTCTGGGTCGATCTCGACCGCCTTGCGAGCGGCCGTGTAAGCTTTTGGAAGCGCGTCGGCCGGGGATTTAAACCCGTGCCACGCAAGCCCGCTGTTGCAGTCGGCCAGCCCGGAATATGCCGCTGCGTAGGTTGGATCGCTGTCAATGGCCTGCTGAAAATAATGCTCCGCCTTTTGCATGCCGTCGGCTGTTCGCCTGTTCCAGTGGTAGCGACCTTTCAAATACGCCTCGTATGCTTCAGGCCTTATTTGCCGCGGATTTGCTAAACGTGTTTTCTGTTCTTCCGTGAGAGCGATGTGTATCTGGCTCGCGATGCTTTGCACGACGGAGTCCTGCACAGCTAGCAGATCTTTGAGTTCGCGGTCGTAACTCTCGGTCCAGAGGTCTGTCTGACTTTGAGCCTCGACGAGTTGGACGGTGATTCGTACACGGTCCGACGAGCGGCGAACGGCGCCCTGGAGAAGATAGTCCGCGTTCAGTTCTTTACCGATCTCTTTCGCGGCCAGATTGGTGCCTTTGTACTTTGCAACCGAACTGCGGGCTACCACGGTGAGTCGATCCCGATTCAGCTTTCCGGTCTGGGCGATCATTTCTTCAGTCAGACCGTCACTGAAGAACTCTTGGTCCGGATCGCGGCTCAAGTTTTCGAATGGCAGAACAGCAAGGACTATCTTGCCCTGGGAATGTATGGGCGGGTTCGCTGCTCGTCGCCAGCCCCGAACTACCAGGAATGACAGAAGGCACGCGACTGAGAGCAAAGCGGCTGCTCCAACGAAAAGCCACCTGTAGGACTTCCGCTTCGCCTGTTCGGTTCCGGCATCCGTCGTCTTTTCCGCCGTGCGATCCTGATCTGGCTCGATTAAAAGCAGTCTTCGGGCTTGTAACCAGCTATCGAGTTCCGACACGAAATCCCGCTCGCCGGCAGGAACACCCGCTGCATCTGGTTCGGAAGGTGCGCTTGGTTCTTTGGGAGTAATAACCAGCGCGACGAAGCGATACCCCTGCCCGGTCACGGTCTGTATGAACCGTGGGGTCTCGGCGTCATCCTTCAGGACCTGGCGAAGCTTGCGGATCGCGCCCCGGATACTGTTGTCGGTATCCAGGAAAACACCCTGGCCCCAAACCCTGGAAACGATTTGATCCCGCGTAACAATCTCGTCCCGGTGTTCAAGCAGCAGGAGAAGGATCTCGAACGGGATACGCTCAAGCTTCAGCACATGACTGCCACGGCGGAGCCTCCGAGGACGCAGTTCAACCTCGTAGCCCTCGCCGAACCGGATCGGTTGCTCCACTCCAGCTGGCTCGGAAGCCATGGCACACCCCATCGAAGCAGACCGATCTTACACCACATCGGTTGAGGCTGACGCAAGTGCAACCCACGCTTGTCTTTAGAGCGACACAAAGCATAACGCCGCGACACACTCTCCGATATGGACACCAGCCTCCGTTGCCGCGAATATGCCGATCACCACTACCGAAAAGCCAGTGAAGAATCAGGAGGAAGCACAATGAAAACGATGCATAGTGGCGCAACGAAGAGAACTTTTGGCGTATGCATGTTGATGGCGACTCTACTGTTCGGGCACGCGGTCGCAAAGGCCGATGCGGTTCTGGACTGGAACCTGATTGCGGTAAACACAACCAACCCAAGCGGACCGTTCGTCCAGGCGCGAGATGTAGCGATTGTGCAACTCGCTGTCTTTGAAGCCGTCAACGCTATCACCGGGGACTATCGACCGTACCTTGGGACCATCGGCGCACCTCATGACGCCTCAGCCGACGCCGCAGCCATCCAGGCTGCCTATCGGGTGCTCATTACGTATTTCCCAGATCCGGCCAACGCGTCGATGCTCAACGCTGCTCGCGCGAACTCGCTGGCTCTCATACCGGACGGCCAACCCAAAAGTGACGGCATAGCCGTAGGCGACGCCTCAGCTTCTGCCATGATCGCTCTTCGTGCTAACGACGGCTCGTCGCCGGCGCAATTCAAAATACCCGGCCCGGTGGTTCCAGGCGAGTGGCAGGCCACGCCGAGCTGTCCAAAACCTAATGGAATCGGGGTCGGAGTTTTCTTTCAATGGGGGAAGGTCACTCCCTTCGGTATCCCGAGTGTTAGTGAGTTTCTCCTCGATCCGCCACCAGCGCTTGACAGCAACCAATACGCGAAAGCCTACAACGAGGTGAAGACGGTAGGGAGCGCCAGCGCCAACAGCATAGAGCGGCCTCCAGATCGGGCTAATGTCGTGCTCTTCTACGCTGCCTCCTCGCCAACCTTCGTATTCAATCAGGCCGCAAGGCAGGTCGTCGCGCAAGAAGGGCGGCGTTCGCTGTCCGAGAACGCACGGGCTTTCGCTCTGATCAACATGGCGATCGGCGACGGCTCGTTCGCTTCCTTCTTCAACAAGTACCACTACAACTTCTGGCGTCCCGAAACCGCGATCCATGCAGGTGACACGGACGACAACCCGAAAACCGACCCTGATCCGAACTGGGTCCCATTCATCCCGGCCCCATGTTTCCCGGGTTATCCCTCAAACCACGGCAGCTTATCCAATGCGGGAGCCGAGGTCATGAGACGTCTTTACGGCGAAGCTGGACATGCGATCACGTTGTCAAACCCGGCGGTCCCCACCATCGTGTTGCACTACGGATCATTCAGGCAGATTACCGACGACATCACCGACGCTCGCGTTTACGGCGGGATACATTTTCGAACCGACCAGGACGCAGCAGCTCGCCTGGGTCGTGCTGTCGGCAGAGCAGTCTACAAGAGCAACTTGCGTGCTGTGCACGATTATGGCTGGGATGATGACCGGGATGATAAGTGATTGATCAGCTTGAGAACGACACTCCATTCGCGTCATGCGGTCCAGTGATTGTGCGGTCAAGCTATACTCAAGGCGAGACCGCACAAGTCTCACCAGAAATTGTGCCCTCCTGAGCCTGGACGACGCATCCGCACAATCGCTGCAGAATGGCGTTAAGCCTCTGATCAACGGCCTTAACAGTGCCACGCTTCCAGATACTAGGCGCGTGACAAGTTGTCTCGATGTTGGCTCTCTCGGTTGGCGATATCAGGCCGATGCACTCGTTGACCGATTCGGATCGGTCCTTCGGCAAGTGGACGTAAAACCGGCTACGGGACAACTGGCATTTCATTATTCCGGGATGGGATCTGCAGGAGGACACATGTACGATAAGCCGACTATACGGCCATGTGGCTCCGCGCGCAGCAGAGACGAGGTGTTCGCCGACAAGCAAAAGCGCACTCCAGTCGAGCAGAGCCCCCTCAACCAAGAATGAGATTGCCGCACGATCAGCCGCCATATCAAAATCTCACAGTGCAACACAAGCGAGGAGGCATTGGCGAATGCAACCGGTACGGTCAGCGCTTAGGGGCTGGCTATGCCGATGCCTTTGCAAATCTCATGATCGGCGGCGCCATCCTTCCTTCCCTTCTCCACCAGGACCCGCGTTGGCAGGGAACTCTAGCAACCGGCTGCCTGGATATCACGCCGTTTCTTGATTTTGAGGGATCAGGTCGAAGGCTTTGGCCTCGAATGCAATCGAGGGGTTACAATTCACGGAATCAAGGGTGATGAGGGCGATTCTTTGAAATGAAGATTGAGACGCTAGTCGGCGATTGAAGCGACGAGAGGGACGGCTGGGCGACCACTGGCATTTGGATGAAGTCTTCATTCGAATCAACGGCCAACAGCGGTATTTGTGGCGCGCCGTGGATCAGGACGGCGACGTGATCGACATTCTGGTCCAGCCGCATCGTGATCAGCGCGCCGCAGAGCGATTTTTTCGAAAACTCTTGCGTGGCCAGGGTTCCGAACCACTGCAGATCATTACCGACAAATTGAGAAGCTACTCCGCTGCCATGCGAAGCATCTTCAGCAACGTGACTCACAGGGTGGAGCGGTACGCCAACAATCGCGTCGAAGCCTCGCATCAGCTAACGCGCCAACGGGAACGGCAAATGCGCCGATTCAAATCTGCCAGGCACGCACAACGCTTTCTCTCCCTCCATGATGCCGTCCGAAATCTGTTCCGTGTAGGCCGACACTTATTGAGGTCTAGCAATCACCGGCTACTGCGATCGCGGTCATTCGCGGTCTGGCGGGAAGTGACTGTGGCCTAAGCCAGCGCAAGACCCGCAGCGTTCCCAGCTCAGAATGTCCCTCAACGTCTCAAGTTGACAATGCCGGACGGAGGGAAAGTTCTTCGCGCCGCAGCTCAGGCGTACAAGGTGGATACGGATGCGATTGCACTCAAGGTAAAGCATGAGTTCGCAGCCAAGGAAAAGGCGAGGTCCGCTGCCAAGATCGAACCGAGGCCCATTCCGAAGGCATCGAAGAAAACTGCTTAAGCCCCACACCCTCTAAATGCGCTTGTCATTAGACAGGCGCATCTCTTTTGCCGGCCGGACCAGAAATCACCGAAGTAGCGCCGCATAAGTGCTAGTGAGTTAGGCCCGGCGCGGTAATCACCTCCCCAGCGTCACGGGCTAGCCTCTGATCCTGATCTTCCGAACAGGCTCATATTGGCCTCGCCCCATGCTCCCAATGCCACAAGCACGGGCTGCAAACTATCGCCCAAGAGAGAAAGACTGTACTCGACCTTTGGAGGTACCTGAGGATAGACCGTGCGTACAATCAGCCCGTCTGCCTCCAATTCGCGAAGCTGATTCGTAAGCATGCGCTGTGTCACACACGGAACACGCCTCCGCAATTCACTGAATCGCAGCGTGCCGTCAAGCAGGTGATACAGAATCACGCACTTCCATTTCCCGTCGATGAGGCTGATCGTCGCCTCGACTGGACAGCCCGGATTGCATTCAAAGCTAGTGTGCCGGAGCTTTCTTACAGTATCCATCTTGTACCTACCGACGACAGTTGTGTGTACATGTCAAAGCTAGTAGTACCACATACTCTGATCCTGAGTATCAAGAGGAGTCACAAATGAGCACACAGCAAGCAAACTCTTTCGTCACGGCGTCCGTCTCCCGCAATGCAGCGGTCGCTCTCATCGACGCCGCACTCGCGCATGCGGAAAAGGCAGGAATCGAGGTGTCCATAGCAGTCACTGATGCAGGCGGTCATCTCAAAGCATTCCAGTCGACCGACAATGCTCGCTTTCTGACTTGCGACGTCGCAATCGACAAAGCCTGGACCGCCGCGTCGTACGGCATCCCGACGCATATGTGGAACTCACTGCTGACTGGGAATTCTAAAATTGAACAGCTCTCGCATCGCCGCGCATGGTTGCGGTTGGTGTTGGTCACCCTATCCTGGAGAACGGAAAACTGATCGGCGGGATCGGAATCTCCGGTGGAAACTACCACCAAGATGCCCGTGCTTGTGAGGTTGCTTTGGAGTCGGTCGGTTTTCAAGTTTCCGTAGGATTCGCTGTTCCTGCTGAATAATTATGCAAACGGTGAGCCAGCAATGGCTCCCCGTTTTTGCTTGTCGAAGCAACAATCGGTCGCACGCGGCAGCCTTGTCCTTTACTGCCTGCGGCGATTGAGGATTTCATCGCGGCCCAC
Coding sequences within:
- a CDS encoding efflux RND transporter permease subunit, with the translated sequence MRLVLAALGRPLTVIVALIAIIAGFFMAIGRMRMDIFPEVGNPVIYVAQPYGGMTPAQMEGFLTYYYEYHFLYITGIQAVDSKSVQGAALMKLTFREGTNMQQAMAETVGYVNRARAFMPPGTVPPFITRFDPGSVAVGLLLFTSNSHTQGELQNIALNQVRPLFATLPGVSAPPPFGGNQRTIVVTLDPDKLKQYGVSPEQAIAAVTSGSVVSPSGNLYDGTLNRIVRTNSTLGPELNDLMAAPIHPRSGANIYLRDIGTIENGTDIVTAYAHVDGRRTVYIPVTKRSDASTLAVIQAVRAAIPSFKKVMPDDVDVQLAFDQSGYVSNAINGLVREAALGAILTGLVVLLFLRDWRGALIVVANIPFALFTAVLLLWATGQTINIMTLGGLALAVGVLVDEATVEVENIHTQLLPGVSRARAVLEACRRTVLARLLSMLCVLAVFVPSFFMNGVGRQLFVPLSLAVGFAMVASYFLSSSLVPVFATWIMKESHKGEEREGSFGRLRTRYERYLNFVLDRRWHVILGYFAISALILFLVAPRIESEIFPDSNGPVLRMRLKAPIGTRIEETEPMVINALDLIRKTVGKDNVEITSDYVGVQPSSYPVNLIHLFTSGPEEALVQVQLRPGHPDDERLREDLRAAFHKEMPNLTIAFEAGDIISQVMSFGSPTPIQIDVQGVDIDQDYAYLAKVEAELRKLDFLRDISIVQPHLYPTVEVTVNRDYAGQFGLTMADVTNSLTPATGSSRFTAPNYWRDPRTGNAFQIQVQLPSNRMQGLGALCTLPLMRDGQTQPQLDQVAKLEYGTMPEMIERLSGQRIVSVTANLHGMPLGEAQKRIAAVLKNLPAAPKGSVVAVRGQIPALEETISGLRTGLLLAIAVIFLLLMANFQSLRLPLAILSTIPGVLCGVVLMLLFTGTTLNIQSFMGAIMAVGISVANSILLVSFAEQARHQNEDVETATRTGATSRIRAILMTATAMICGMVPMAIGFGEGSAQSAPLGRAVIGGLIFSTLTTLTVLPAVYALLQRKASTTSNSLNPEDPSSRYHVHP
- a CDS encoding efflux RND transporter periplasmic adaptor subunit, which gives rise to MSIHKRICFLPPLMCCPPAFSQSPAHVEMAKVESHSSARTVPLTAELAPFLQTDIEARSPGYVEKVLVDRGSPVHRGQLLVQLSAPEINSQTLASEANLHQAEADVAQAEAQAAAAESTAAKLQEAAKTPGAVAGNELLQAEKQRDAAQALVDSRKAAVRTAKDRLQASQATESYLRVTAPFDGMITDRFVNPGMLIDGGHTPMLKLQQVTHLRLIVPVPETYTASVVKGMSVVFHVPAHPGKSYTAKVARVPNALDQQSRSMMVELDVYNKDGSLAPGMYPTVDWPVGAGENLLFVPTTSVVTTTERAFVIASVNGRAHWIDVRKGPTAGENVSIRGQIAVGQEVVKRASDEIREGTSLR
- a CDS encoding winged helix-turn-helix domain-containing protein, giving the protein MASEPAGVEQPIRFGEGYEVELRPRRLRRGSHVLKLERIPFEILLLLLEHRDEIVTRDQIVSRVWGQGVFLDTDNSIRGAIRKLRQVLKDDAETPRFIQTVTGQGYRFVALVITPKEPSAPSEPDAAGVPAGERDFVSELDSWLQARRLLLIEPDQDRTAEKTTDAGTEQAKRKSYRWLFVGAAALLSVACLLSFLVVRGWRRAANPPIHSQGKIVLAVLPFENLSRDPDQEFFSDGLTEEMIAQTGKLNRDRLTVVARSSVAKYKGTNLAAKEIGKELNADYLLQGAVRRSSDRVRITVQLVEAQSQTDLWTESYDRELKDLLAVQDSVVQSIASQIHIALTEEQKTRLANPRQIRPEAYEAYLKGRYHWNRRTADGMQKAEHYFQQAIDSDPTYAAAYSGLADCNSGLAWHGFKSPADALPKAYTAARKAVEIDPESAEAHASLGLVFSHDWNWAGAEAEFKRALELDPQYANAHHWYGDYLSIKSRHDEALAEASRAQELDPLNLMISTWVALRYYQARDYSRAIEQGRNSVEQDSNFAAAHLLLGEGYVQAGLRSEGVSELKRAASLSGGSPLYTAQVAVALAAAGQRRDALRIAHELETISRKRYVSPYGLAQIYAALKSDEDTFKWLQAAYRDHAVWMDYLAVDPIFDRYRSDHRFQELLRRIDLL
- a CDS encoding vanadium-dependent haloperoxidase, with the translated sequence MKTMHSGATKRTFGVCMLMATLLFGHAVAKADAVLDWNLIAVNTTNPSGPFVQARDVAIVQLAVFEAVNAITGDYRPYLGTIGAPHDASADAAAIQAAYRVLITYFPDPANASMLNAARANSLALIPDGQPKSDGIAVGDASASAMIALRANDGSSPAQFKIPGPVVPGEWQATPSCPKPNGIGVGVFFQWGKVTPFGIPSVSEFLLDPPPALDSNQYAKAYNEVKTVGSASANSIERPPDRANVVLFYAASSPTFVFNQAARQVVAQEGRRSLSENARAFALINMAIGDGSFASFFNKYHYNFWRPETAIHAGDTDDNPKTDPDPNWVPFIPAPCFPGYPSNHGSLSNAGAEVMRRLYGEAGHAITLSNPAVPTIVLHYGSFRQITDDITDARVYGGIHFRTDQDAAARLGRAVGRAVYKSNLRAVHDYGWDDDRDDK
- a CDS encoding IS6 family transposase, translated to MDEVFIRINGQQRYLWRAVDQDGDVIDILVQPHRDQRAAERFFRKLLRGQGSEPLQIITDKLRSYSAAMRSIFSNVTHRVERYANNRVEASHQLTRQRERQMRRFKSARHAQRFLSLHDAVRNLFRVGRHLLRSSNHRLLRSRSFAVWREVTVA
- a CDS encoding winged helix-turn-helix transcriptional regulator — protein: MDTVRKLRHTSFECNPGCPVEATISLIDGKWKCVILYHLLDGTLRFSELRRRVPCVTQRMLTNQLRELEADGLIVRTVYPQVPPKVEYSLSLLGDSLQPVLVALGAWGEANMSLFGRSGSEASP
- a CDS encoding GlcG/HbpS family heme-binding protein: MSTQQANSFVTASVSRNAAVALIDAALAHAEKAGIEVSIAVTDAGGHLKAFQSTDNARFLTCDVAIDKAWTAASYGIPTHMWNSLLTGNSKIEQLSHRRAWLRLVLVTLSWRTEN
- a CDS encoding heme-binding protein; the protein is MVAVGVGHPILENGKLIGGIGISGGNYHQDARACEVALESVGFQVSVGFAVPAE